The genomic segment AGAGCGTACAGACAATTTGAGGGGCTGCTGGGTaacatgaagaagaaacagTTAAAAGAAGTAAGGGTTAGGTAGATCAGAATCACCTGCatctaactgtgtgtgtgtttcagtctatgtgtgtgtgtgtgtgtgtgaacattttaaagtacttttttacATTGTCTCTCTTTGGACAGCAAACCTCTCCTTTGCCTGATGGTGTTGTGTGTTACACGTAGTTTTGTCTCAGTCATGACTCAGATTTATGGCTCAGGTCTATTTAGCTGCAGCTAACTTgtgtcctcctctctcctctttctcactCACGtccttttttttcacattccCAAACTGTCGCCCTTCATTTGATTCTGCCACAACTGCTTCCCCGCATCATTACCCTGTTCTCCAACCGCCGTAAAGCTGAAGGCGATAGACCGTCCGCAGGAGCCGGAGAAGGTACCGCGGGCGCCTCACGATCGTAAGAAGGAGTGGCAGAAACTGGCGCTGGGTGCAGAGCTCGCCCAGGACGTCCTCGACGACAAACACCGAGAGGCTAACGGCTCTGCGGCGTACCACGACAACAGGTCTGGATTGACTATCACAACATTTCAGAGTTTTGTGATTGTCAgttttctgtctatttttgGAAACTTTGGAAACCAGCTTTGAAGAGTTTTGTCCGTGAATAGTTACCGTCACCTCAGGAACAAGAAGACCAACATGAACGCCATCCTCAGTTACTAATGTAGAACTGCTTACGCTAAATGGATAATTGGTCATCAGGCAGTAATCACTCAGACTACATATAAATGATGCCCAGTCAGCAGTGAATTCACAGATTAGATCACAATCATGattgtctttttcttcaatCATTTCCCTCCTGGTTGATGTGAAAACTAGGAAAGGAGTCTATTCCGCAGGGTGGTTTTCGTTGTCTCTTCAGTTCCGTGAACGTCTCACATAAAATCCTTCGTCAGAGGACTGCAAGTCAATGACAAGCTTTTATGTGCAGACACTTTCACTCATGATGTTTACGACCAGAGAGACGTAGCTTCCAGGATGACTGAGTAGCCCAGCAGCACCGGCCTTCATGAGTGACACTCATTCACCCTTAGTCTTAAATAAGCCACTTCAGAAGCACCTAGCTAATTGTGTTTTTTAGGCTTGGGATGCGTGACCAGGACCTGTTTCTGTATGAATTGATGCTCGTGTTGCGATAGCAGACGAGCGCAACTCAAACTGAAAGCAATCTCTGCTCAGGGCTCCGTTGTACATGGAGCATTTGGACGGGCCCTTTTCGCTGGCGGCGCTGCCCTACAGCCAGATGAACGAGCTGCTGAACCGCACCGGGGACAGAATGTATTCGCGGCCCAACGACCCTCCGCCGCCTCCGCCCCTCATGCACCCGCTGGGAGAGATCAAACCACCCTCTGTCATCAGGTGAGACGGGAAGGCCTCGCTAACATGTTACGTTCCTTTGGGAGGTGTTTTAGGAAGAAGATTTTGATGCAATGTCTTCTTACAAACATTTGCACACCTTTGATTTCCAACTTGAGTTAAAATGTAAATCCTGCTCTGTGATGTTTCGTGCGGGTTCCAGAGTAAGGAGCGACTTTAATAGCTGTTTCTCCCTGTGCCTGATGCAGAAGCAGCGCACATCCCTTCTacattcttttcatttgtttgtttttctcttataGATCAGGCAGTACGAATGAATGACATTCATGTTCATGAATTACTTCTTGTTCAgaattttacaatttattttattgaagataacaaggattttttttttttgctctggcCAAGATCAGCAGAAAAAAGAAGCCGGGGATGGATGGAATGTaagatgaatggatagatggaggctttttacaataaaaaaatgaaaagaaaaaaactcagaggaggaggagatcgaTAAATTTTTTGGCCATTGAGCAAActaaaacttgtttttcttctgcacaCCACTGCCTGACGTGTCACCGTTTGAAGAGATGAAGAGATCAGAGCAAATGATTAAGGCCGAGCCTGTGGCAAcacagaaatactgtatgtcattgaTTTTTACAGAGGTCTTTCCAACTACCTCCATCTTTGACTCACAGGTGCTGTACAACCCCATCCTCTGTTTTTACTTGTTTCTATttcactgctgtttttttttttcatttgctgctgctttcatgtaatttttttcctcTAGAACTTTCATACCATTTCTTATTTCCTAATCGTCCTCCTCCCCACCGCGAACGAGGTTTCAACCATAAAACAGATTCTCTCATTCAGATGGTGATAGGACTTTCTCACATTACCATTCAGTCTGGTACATCTATCAGATATCTGTGTGCTCATAGCCTGAAGTAGGTTTAGAGGAAATTCTTTCACTTGTTGTCTGCAGCAGATTTTCATCAGTGTTCAGTCTTCACAAACATACATGGCATTGATTCCTCTGACAACAcgtctgtcttctgtcttaATGTTGCCAACATTTCCATATGTCACTAAATATAGACGCTCTTTACAATGATGAGGGTTACAGATGAAAACTCTGCctaatttttcatgtttaaaataaatccattgACTTTCAGGCAGGTGGAATGGATAACCTTCTGTTTAGCTGCGTCTAATCTAAtcaagctaatgttagctccGTGATTTGGTTGAAAAGACTTAATATTTTGCAGCTGACTTGTCACAAAACAAGAACATCACAGGTTTATCATCTGATGGCTACAGAATCACTGAAGATGGAGCCAAACACTAAACACTGAAGGGAAGGGGCCAGCATCTTCTtggatgatgaaatgaaaatcacATCATAGAGAtagcaagaaaaaataaaggatgACGTGTTTGTTTTACACTGACGTGAACCTTTTgcctcctgtctcctctcatccatcatcacctcattttcattctctctcttttccagcTCCAGTTCGGGTTTTTCGGACAGCAGACCCCAGTCTCCAGCCCGCACAGCAGGCCTAAACTCCAACacaccccctccaccacctccccctCTACCTCCTCCGCCTCCCCCTTTACCTTCCACAGGTCACAGGGGCACACCGCCTCCTCCCATCCCTCCTTTACCaatccagcagcagctcccagTCATCCCTCCAGCCCCTGCTCCTCTCCAGATCGCCCCAGGTGTGCTCCACCCGGCCCCCCCACCTGTGGCGCCTCCCCTCCATTCCTCCTCCCCAGCCCGTTTCCATCAGGTCTTGGACAGGAGCCAACCCATGGGTTCTGGGACCCAATCGGATGGTACGATTctgccgccgccaccaccacccccacctttGCCTCTCTCTGGGGTACGGAGCTCCTCGCCTAGTCTTTCAGGCCCACCCCCCATGCCAGCATTCCCGTCAGTAGGAGCCATGGCCTCGCCGCCGCCCCACGCCATCCACGATGTCGTAACCAAGAGGCACCATCCAGCGAGTCTGCCCCCCATCAGCGATGCACGCAGCGTCCTGCTGGAGGCAATCAGAAAAGGTAGGAGAAGTTACCCCTCCAGCAGCGGGGGCTCGTGTCAGTGTCAGTTGGCATCACTCATCACAGGACATGAATTCATCTGGAAACATATTTGATGattctttcattatttatgaGCTAAAATGCCCAAAATTCTTCCACTCTTTGGTTTAAAATTCCTGATTTCCTGACTTATCTGTGATGATATTTTTACTGCTGGTTAGACAAAGCCGGCATTTTTAAGAGATCCCTTTGCATCACCGTAATCGGAGGTCTGATCCCACCTGTTGTCGCTCCGTCCCGCTTCAGGTATTCAGCTGCggaaggtggaggagcagcgagaGCAGGAGGCTAAGCACGAGCGTGTTGGCAACGACGTGGCCACCATCCTGTCTCGCCGCATCGCCGTGGAGTATTCCGACTCGGAGGATGAGTCGGAGTTCGATGAAGGAGACTGGATGGAGTGATGATGATCacagagatagaaaaaaaaacagccacgGCGAAAGAGCTGGAGGTGTACCCATCACCGCCACACCTCGCCATCAAAGATCGCTTTGAACTCTGGGAAGAAGCGAGATAACGTCGCCCACTTTTCCTctgtcacttttttctttttgaatctcGTCACATCACGCTCACATCGTGGTTTGTGTCCAGAGGGGAATCCTCACGTCATCGTCATGAGTCTCTTGTTGTCTCCAAAACAAATCTTTGCATTCATTCTTTTCTGCACTATAACAATACTTTGTTTCTGCTGCATTACTCGTGACGAAGTCCTTCATGTTTACTCTTGTTATACATGAAAATAACCGTTTTGAAGAACCACTTGTTTTTGATTCTTACCTGTTTGTcgatatggaaaaaaaaaaaaaaaaaaaaaacagaaaaggaaaaaaaatgaaggcatGTCGCATTTATCCTTAGTTCTCTAGCACCGTTTTGCCACCTGGTGGCTGAAGATGGTATTGAAGGAACACTGTTTAATTTTATCGTCTTTtatttacccttttttttttttttttcatgaaacttttGCAGTTTTACTGGGCCAGTAGTTACTGACGCTGACTGCTGCCTGAACAGTCCCTCAGTGTGAACACCATTTGGGTTGTCTtttgtgatctttttttttttttaatctgaactGACTGACAAAGGCTTGTGATGCTATGTTATGTTGATGATTGCTGTATGGTTGAAAGTGAAGAAAGGGAAGCATATGACATCTTTGTTTGAGGCCACTGTGTGCATATTCATCCACTGTAGCCCCAGGGTAAAGGATACCGAGAGATGGAGCTTCTCTTCTCTGTCCAGGTTCTGTGGAGCTTTGTTCACTCACGCTGACAGGCGATGTCAAAGAGAACTGAGCCATTGATTTTGAGTATTTCGAGCTCCAGACCTTTCTTCGTGTTCGTCGCCATAGAAATGGGTACTGCAAGCGATCTCACTGGCCCTGATGAATATTCAGGGAGGGAAACTTTGAGCTTTATGAAGGTACTTTCTCATTCTGACCACCAGGTGAAAACCACTCAACACCAGTGAAGGCAGGTTCCCCCCTCTGATCCCCCGTTACTGTATGCCTGCCCGCTAACAAGAAGCCTtacctcatttggttctgcagcagcagcaactgtTGATCTGATGGATACACTTTGTGTGACGATGCTGCCTTCTCAGGCCCGAAAGAGATGGATTCATTCTGCCTTGTTCTGGctcattttaaagaaaatgtctgCCATCCGTTTCAGTTTGTTCTTTCTTCTACTCGCCTTATTGTTCGTACAAAACGTATCGTTGAGTTGATGAATGTATTGTGCTGTTACTACTTACTTGCCTGCGCTTGTATGGATTTGCTGTTTCTATGTTTGGGGGGAAAAgggacagagggacagacaccccggtttaaaaaaaagaaaaagattagaTCAATACTGTATAACATGTAACTTATGTAACTGTTGGCTGTAACAGTTTGCCTGAATTAATAAAAATCTAATGTTATGTTTCAGCACGAAATATCCCGAGTTTGTCCTCAGCTAAGGCCGGTTCTTCGTGTGTGTAGATGAGAACGTAGCAGATCCCGTCAGACGTTAGCTCTTCATCCTCGTGGTTCATCAGCTTCAAATTTACTGCTGGGTAGGGGCCGTCTGTAGCCTTGGGGATACGCAATTCAACCGTGGGAACAATCACACAATCAGCACGCAGCCTGATTATGGTCTCAACTTTCATTCCGTGTCACCTTATTTCAAAATGAGAGCTCAGGTTTCTCACTTCCAATTGATTATAGAAGAGATAGATAATTAGGATTAAATTGATGTTTCTGGTTGCAGAGTTCAAATTAGAAATCATCATAATGTAATGgttaaatgtcttttatttgctGTATTAAGTCTTTTTTTGCTCAGAGCATATCGATAGATGTTTATTGTGAATAGTTTTACTTTATTGTGctattgtttttttcagattggTTATGAATGACACGAAGGCTCAATGATAGATTAGATTACATTCATATCCAAtggtatttttttcatcttgtgtCTTGATTGTGATCCACATGAATGAACAGCTCCAGGTACGTTTTGTTGTCTCATCATTAAGAACCAAGAAAGGATGAGTCACACCTCCCTGAAAGTATTGAAGGAGTTTCACCTAAATGATCCACATCTGGACTGAAGACAAGGAtcatcctgacaggaagtgtctcGTAATCCATTTGTCGGATGTAGCTCAGCGCTGAAGGTGTAAAAATTAGAATTCAGCTTCATCTGCCGTCACATTTTCCCAGCATCTCCTCTAGTTCAAATCTCTCTCACCCTGAGCTGTTCTCATCTTTCTGGATTGTCTTTCCTCCCACTCTCATCATCTCACCTATTCTTCTTCCATCCATCTACCAGTGATGATGCTCATGGACTTTTCTGgtttattgtctttttattcTTATATGATTTATCGTCTTGTTGCTCCTCACCTTTTAAGCCTAAGATTTCAAACGCAACACACCCCACCAATGTGTCACTGTGTGGATTTTATCATTTCAGCATATAGTACAGCGctcatcacagcagcaggaagaggatTATTAAACTGTGCTTACAtcaggtggtgggggggggggtgttgaaaGAGATTTGATTCCCAGATGAAGTTTGTTAGACTTCTCTTGCTTGGAATACGTCCaacttcttttctttcaccTCAGAATAAATTCCCTGATTTGCTTTCTTCCAACGTTTAACTGTCGTCAACAGACCTGAAATGACTTTTCGCTCAAAGACATCATCTGGTTTTGATGACTTTTGCCACGACAACAGTATCTCTACAGGGATCAGGCACATGTTTGTGCTCCCAAGTACTTTACTGTAAGACTTAGAGGTGACATTCTCACGGGTGAAGATTGTACAGACAGCTGTTTGTGATAAATGTATGAACCGCTGTCAGAGAGACGGCTGATCAGAAGCCACTTCCACGACACGTCggaacagacagagagacacgtCTACAGGTCAtctctttatttttaagtaCATCGACAGCATATTCTACAACTGCTTGATTGACGTGTCTGAGAGGTGAAGGTTGTCGATGGGGGACACGTGGAAATGTGTGGAGAACAGACGGATGAAGGCGGGTTGGCGTGTTTCCATTGGTCACGGTCTTCGAAGACTGCTGGCTTCCTCCACAGCTAAATACGAGGGAAGACGAGCTGAGCGGACTCTAGTAAACCAGAAATACTAACCAGCCTTTGGGTTATTTTGGGGGTTTTACTAACTAGTTGTTGGGTTCCATACCAACCATGTGTTCATTTAAGGATCATACATGGAACATCAACATCTGTTTAACATTCAATCTACTTCCCAGTTAAACTGACTGCTAGGGCGAAGTAGACGGACGTCCCTCTGTGACTGGACATGTGATGGAGGCCGAGGCCTTATCGACGCTCACTGACAGGAGGTCATTGATCACATCAGAGATCAAGAATCTGCATTCAGGAGTTGTCCTTCTGTGTAACACTGGACCCCTCCCCACCCGTGTTAAGGGGGCTGACATAAAGATGACCGTCTCTAAAACATCTATGCAAGGATGGATTTCCTTCTCCGTCTGTTCACTTCACTTTCAGGGTGTTACCCCTCCTTCGTGGGGGCGCCTTCTGGACCTGACGGGCCCGCGTGCCTAAGCCCAGAGTCTGCAGGGACTCTGTGACGAAGCGCTGCGTGGGGGAGACGCACAGCATCAGGAGCAGCTTGGCATCGCCACCTGGTGGAGGAGACGGATAACAGGAGACTGAGACATTAATAATGGACCGATCTGATTTTATTacatataattgtttttttatttgtggtaCCTGTGGAATATTGTGACTGTTACAGCTGAATGAAGGTGCGTTatagagggtgtgtgtgtgtgtgtgtgtgtgtgtgtgtgtgtgtgtgtgtgtgtgtgtgtgtgtgtgtgtgtgtgtgtgtgtcacctatGGCGTCCTGGAGCAGGTGGGTGAGTTTGCTGTTCCTGTAGGGAATGTGGGGTCTCTGCTCAGCCAGAGCCCCCAGCACGTCAGACAGCGCTGACAGACTGCGGTTTATACAGGACACCTCCCACAGAGAAGAGCCCGAAACTCCAGACATGCCTGatgcacacagaacacacagaacacacacaatcCTGTGACCCCCAAGTGAATCGATCTACCAGCTGGATAGCTGTGCTTGACCTGCATTAACCTTTTCCCCTTAGTTAATGAGCTAACCAGCTCTTTACGAGACCGCGATGCAGCGTGCATTGTGAGTACTTTGTGTGATTAATCATCCCATAATAAGCATGGAGGTGCACTTACCAACACACTCACTGCCTGCCAGGTCCACCAGCTGCAGCTTGGTCCTGAATTCAGCCTGTGAGATGCTGGGCCTGGGGGACGGACAGGGTGAAAGGGAAGGGGAAGGACAAGGAGAGGATGCTGGGCTTGCAAAAAGCTCCTCGGATGATTGACGGGCAGCGGGGTTGGCACGGCGACAGCGTGGACTCCACCACTCCTTTTGCAGAGAGCGCTTCATGTCTACTTTGGCGTGCTGCAGCCTGCGGGCTGGAATGAGGAAAGATGAAGTCagaatgcagtgtgtgtgtatatgtgtgtgtgtgtgtgtgtgcgtgtgtgtgtgtgtgtgtgtgtgtgtgtgtgtgtgtgtgtgtgtgtgtgtgtgtgtgtgtgtgtgtgtgtgtgtgtgtgtgtgtgtgagactgtgtcCCACCCAGGGCAATTGCATTGGGACTCTTGGAGGAGACGGTGAGGGTGACAATGAGGTGTGAGCGGGACGAGTCGTCATGGATACGGGTGGGACAGTGGGCTCTGAGCTTCAACACGCTGCCGACAATCTGCATCACCTCAGAGTCGCTGCACACGGgcctgtgatgacatcacacacatcaCCCAACACAACGCCACacgacaacacacacagcaaaacGTCCTGCACTCTcgtatgtattgtaattgtcagcgtttgtgttttcgttcgtccgttcgttagtttgtccaccaaatatcttcgcaaccattgcagatagaaagatgaaacaaaaagcacattactctggcagcaa from the Antennarius striatus isolate MH-2024 chromosome 19, ASM4005453v1, whole genome shotgun sequence genome contains:
- the wasf1 gene encoding actin-binding protein WASF1 isoform X2, with the translated sequence MPLVKRTIEPRHLCHTVLPRNIKNELECVTNISLANVIRQLSSLSKYAEDLFGELFNEAHTFSFRVNSLQERVDRLSISVTQLDPKEEELSLQDITMRKAFRSSTIQDQQLFDRTSLPIPLQETFQTCEQPPPLNILTPYRDDGKEGLKFYTNPSYFFDLWREKMLQDTEDKRKERRKQKLKAIDRPQEPEKVPRAPHDRKKEWQKLALGAELAQDVLDDKHREANGSAAYHDNRAPLYMEHLDGPFSLAALPYSQMNELLNRTGDRMYSRPNDPPPPPPLMHPLGEIKPPSVISSSSGFSDSRPQSPARTAGLNSNTPPPPPPPLPPPPPPLPSTGHRGTPPPPIPPLPIQQQLPVIPPAPAPLQIAPGVLHPAPPPVAPPLHSSSPARFHQVLDRSQPMGSGTQSDGTILPPPPPPPPLPLSGVRSSSPSLSGPPPMPAFPSVGAMASPPPHAIHDVVTKRHHPASLPPISDARSVLLEAIRKGIQLRKVEEQREQEAKHERVGNDVATILSRRIAVEYSDSEDESEFDEGDWME
- the wasf1 gene encoding actin-binding protein WASF1 isoform X1, with product MPLVKRTIEPRHLCHTVLPRNIKNELECVTNISLANVIRQLSSLSKYAEDLFGELFNEAHTFSFRVNSLQERVDRLSISVTQLDPKEEELSLQDITMRKAFRSSTIQDQQLFDRTSLPIPLQETFQTCEQPPPLNILTPYRDDGKEGLKFYTNPSYFFDLWREKMLQDTEDKRKERRKQKLQDPRMYDQVYRYLDLPGQLKAIDRPQEPEKVPRAPHDRKKEWQKLALGAELAQDVLDDKHREANGSAAYHDNRAPLYMEHLDGPFSLAALPYSQMNELLNRTGDRMYSRPNDPPPPPPLMHPLGEIKPPSVISSSSGFSDSRPQSPARTAGLNSNTPPPPPPPLPPPPPPLPSTGHRGTPPPPIPPLPIQQQLPVIPPAPAPLQIAPGVLHPAPPPVAPPLHSSSPARFHQVLDRSQPMGSGTQSDGTILPPPPPPPPLPLSGVRSSSPSLSGPPPMPAFPSVGAMASPPPHAIHDVVTKRHHPASLPPISDARSVLLEAIRKGIQLRKVEEQREQEAKHERVGNDVATILSRRIAVEYSDSEDESEFDEGDWME
- the kif25 gene encoding kinesin-like protein KIF25 isoform X2, which codes for MVNCIKTGIPAHNKMFEFERVHGPEDSHQVVFDEVKPLLTSLLDGYNVCIMAYGQTGSGKTHTMMGPWLLQERPGIQEVSQKEVQQGIIPEAAAELFRLISEKPAESYTVEVSVIEVHNNEAFDLLARDERGNATGQRRDVITTSSGTSEVVALTCEPVCSDSEVMQIVGSVLKLRAHCPTRIHDDSSRSHLIVTLTVSSKSPNAIALARRLQHAKVDMKRSLQKEWWSPRCRRANPAARQSSEELFASPASSPCPSPSLSPCPSPRPSISQAEFRTKLQLVDLAGSECVGMSGVSGSSLWEVSCINRSLSALSDVLGALAEQRPHIPYRNSKLTHLLQDAIGGDAKLLLMLCVSPTQRFVTESLQTLGLGTRARQVQKAPPRRRGNTLKVK